One Mycobacterium paraseoulense genomic window, CGACACCAAGCTGGGCGCCGAGGAGATCACCCGGGACATCCCGAACGTCTCCGACGAGGTGCTCGCCGACCTCGACGAGCGCGGCATCGTCCGCATCGGCGCCGAGGTCCGCGACGGCGACATCCTGGTCGGCAAGGTCACCCCGAAGGGTGAGACCGAGCTGACCCCGGAGGAGCGGCTACTGCGCGCCATCTTCGGCGAGAAGGCCCGCGAGGTGCGCGACACCTCGCTGAAGGTGCCGCACGGCGAGTCCGGCAAGGTCATCGGCATCCGGGTGTTCTCCCGCGAGGACGACGACGAGCTGCCCGCCGGTGTCAACGAGCTGGTCCGCGTGTACGTGGCCCAGAAGCGGAAGATCTCCGACGGCGACAAGCTCGCCGGCCGGCACGGGAACAAGGGCGTGATCGGCAAGATCCTGCCCGTCGAGGACATGCCGTTCCTTCCGGACGGGACCCCGGTGGACATCATCCTGAACACGCACGGTGTGCCGCGACGGATGAACATCGGCCAGATCCTGGAGACCCACCTCGGATGGGTGGCCAAGTCCGGCTGGAACATCGACGGTTCACCCGAGTGGGCGGCCAACCTGCCCGAGGATCTGCTGCACGCGCAGCCGAACCAGATCGTGTCGACACCGGTGTTCGACGGCGCCAAGGAGGAGGAGCTGCAGGGCATGCTGTCGTGCACGCTGCCCAACCGCGACGGCGAGGTCATGGTGGACGGTGACGGCAAGGCGGTGCTCTTCGACGGCCGCAGCGGTGAGCCGTTCCCGTACCCGGTGACCGTCGGCTACATGTACATCATGAAGCTGCACCACCTGGTGGACGACAAGATCCACGCCCGCTCCACCGGCCCGTACTCGATGATCACCCAGCAGCCGCTGGGTGGTAAGGCGCAGTTCGGTGGCCAGCGGTTCGGTGAGATGGAGTGCTGGGCCATGCAGGCCTACGGCGCCGCGTACACACTGCAGGAGCTGTTGACCATCAAGTCCGACGACACGGTCGGCCGGGTCAAGGTGTACGAGGCGATCGTCAAGGGCGAGAACATCCCGGAGCCGGGCATCCCCGAGTCGTTCAAGGTGTTGCTCAAGGAGCTGCAGTCGCTGTGCCTGAACGTCGAGGTGCTCTCGTCGGACGGGGCGGCGATCGAATTGCGCGAAGGCGAGGACGAGGACCTCGAGCGGGCTGCGGCCAACTTGGGAATCAACCTGTCGCGCAACGAATCCGCCTCTGTTGAGGACCTGGCTTAATCAGTTTTAGTTACTAAACCCGCAAGGGGAAAGGGAGTTACGTGCTCGACGTCAACTTCTTCGATGAACTTCGCATTGGCCTGGCCACCGCGGAGGACATCAGGCAATGGTCTTACGGCGAGGTCAAGAAGCCGGAGACGATCAACTACCGCACGCTGAAGCCGGAGAAGGACGGCCTGTTCTGCGAGAAGATCTTCGGACCGACTCGCGACTGGGAGTGCTACTGCGGCAAGTACAAGCGCGTCCGCTTCAAGGGCATCATCTGTGAGCGCTGCGGCGTCGAGGTGACCCGCGCCAAGGTCCGCCGCGAGCGGATGGGTCACATCGAGCTGGCCGCGCCCGTCACGCACATCTGGTACTTCAAGGGTGTGCCGAGCCGGCTCGGTTACCTGCTCGACCTGGCCCCGAAGGATCTCGAGAAGATCATCTACTTCGCGGCGTACGTGATCACGTCGGTCGACGACGAGATGCGGCACAACGAGCTGTCCACGCTCGAGGCCGAAATGATGGTGGAGCGCAAGGCCGTTGAGGACCAGCGCGATGCCGACCTGGAGGCCCGCGCGCAGAAGCTCGAGGCCGACCTGGCCGAGCTGGAGGCCGAGGGCGCCAAGGCCGACGCCCGCCGCAAGGTGCGCGACGGCGGCGAGCGGGAGATGCGCCAGCTCCGTGACCGGGCCCAGCGTGAGCTGGACCGGCTGGAGGACATCTGGAGCACCTTCACCAAGCTGGCCCCCAAGCAGCTGATCGTCGACGAGAACCTCTACCGCGAGCTCGTCGACCGCTACGGTGAGTACTTCACCGGCGCGATGGGCGCGGAGTCGATCCAGAAGCTGATCGAGAACTTCGACATCGACGCCGAGGCCGAGATCCTGCGTGACGTCATCCGAAACGGCAAGGGGCAGAAGAAGCTTCGTGCGCTCAAGCGGCTCAAGGTGGTCGCGGCCTTCCAGCAGTCGGGCAACTCGCCGATGGGTATGGTGCTCGACGCGGTGCCGGTCATCCCGCCGGAGCTGCGTCCGATGGTGCAGCTCGACGGTGGCCGGTTCGCCACGTCCGACCTGAATGACCTGTACCGCCGCGTGATCAACCGCAACAACCGCCTCAAGAGGCTGATCGACCTCGGTGCGCCCGAGATCATCGTCAACAACGAGAAGCGGATGCTGCAGGAGTCCGTCGACGCGCTGTTCGACAACGGCCGCCGTGGCCGCCCGGTCACGGGGCCGGGCAACCGTCCGCTGAAGTCGCTGTCGGATCTGCTCAAGGGCAAGCAGGGCCGGTTCCGCCAGAACCTGCTCGGTAAGCGCGTCGACTACTCGGGCCGCAGCGTCATCGTGGTCGGCCCGCAGCTCAAGCTGCACCAGTGCGGCCTGCCCAAGCTGATGGCGCTGGAGCTGTTCAAGCCGTTCGTGATGAAGCGGCTCGTCGACCTCAACCACGCGCAGAACATCAAGAGCGCCAAGCGAATGGTGGAGCGGCAGCGTCCCCAGGTGTGGGACGTCCTCGAAGAGGTCATCGCCGAGCACCCGGTGCTGCTGAACCGCGCACCCACCCTGCACCGGCTGGGCATCCAGGCCTTCGAGCCGATGCTGGTGGAGGGCAAGGCAATTCAGCTGCACCCGTTGGTGTGTGAGGCGTTCAACGCCGACTTCGACGGTGACCAGATGGCGGTGCACCTGCCGCTCTCCGCGGAGGCGCAGGCCGAGGCGCGCATCCTGATGCTGTCGAGCAACAACATCCTGTCGCCGGCGTCCGGCCGTCCGCTGGCCATGCCGCGTCTGGACATGGTGACCGGGCTGTACTTCCTGACCACCGAGGTGGACGGCGACAAGGGCGAATTCCGGGCGGCCGCCAAGGATCAGCCGGAGGTTGGCGTGTACTCCTCGCCGTCCGAGGCGATCATGGCCGCCGACCGCGGCGTGCTGTCGGTGCGGGCCAAGATCAAGGTGCGGCTGACGCAGCTGCGTCCGCCCGCCGAGATCGAGGCGGAGCTGTTCGGTGCAAACGGCTGGCAGCCGGGCGACGCCTGGATGGCCGAGACCACGCTGGGCCGGGTGCTGTTCAACGAGCTGCTGCCGGTGGGCTACCCGTTCGTGAACAAGCAGATGCACAAGAAGGTGCAGGCCGCCATCATCAACGACCTGGCCGAGCGCTACCCGATGATCGTGGTCGCGCAGACCGTGGACAAGCTGAAGGACGCCGGCTTCTACTGGGCGACCCGCAGCGGTGTCACCGTGTCGATGGCCGACGTGCTGGTCCCGCCGCGCAAGAAGGAGATCCTCGACCACTACGAGGAGCGGGCGGAGAAGGTCGAAAAGCAGTTCCAGCGTGGCGCTTTGAACCACGACGAGCGCAACGAGGCGCTGGTGGAGATCTGGAAGGAAGCCACCGACGAGGTCGGTCAG contains:
- a CDS encoding DNA-directed RNA polymerase subunit beta' translates to MLDVNFFDELRIGLATAEDIRQWSYGEVKKPETINYRTLKPEKDGLFCEKIFGPTRDWECYCGKYKRVRFKGIICERCGVEVTRAKVRRERMGHIELAAPVTHIWYFKGVPSRLGYLLDLAPKDLEKIIYFAAYVITSVDDEMRHNELSTLEAEMMVERKAVEDQRDADLEARAQKLEADLAELEAEGAKADARRKVRDGGEREMRQLRDRAQRELDRLEDIWSTFTKLAPKQLIVDENLYRELVDRYGEYFTGAMGAESIQKLIENFDIDAEAEILRDVIRNGKGQKKLRALKRLKVVAAFQQSGNSPMGMVLDAVPVIPPELRPMVQLDGGRFATSDLNDLYRRVINRNNRLKRLIDLGAPEIIVNNEKRMLQESVDALFDNGRRGRPVTGPGNRPLKSLSDLLKGKQGRFRQNLLGKRVDYSGRSVIVVGPQLKLHQCGLPKLMALELFKPFVMKRLVDLNHAQNIKSAKRMVERQRPQVWDVLEEVIAEHPVLLNRAPTLHRLGIQAFEPMLVEGKAIQLHPLVCEAFNADFDGDQMAVHLPLSAEAQAEARILMLSSNNILSPASGRPLAMPRLDMVTGLYFLTTEVDGDKGEFRAAAKDQPEVGVYSSPSEAIMAADRGVLSVRAKIKVRLTQLRPPAEIEAELFGANGWQPGDAWMAETTLGRVLFNELLPVGYPFVNKQMHKKVQAAIINDLAERYPMIVVAQTVDKLKDAGFYWATRSGVTVSMADVLVPPRKKEILDHYEERAEKVEKQFQRGALNHDERNEALVEIWKEATDEVGQALREHYPSDNPIITIVDSGATGNFTQTRTLAGMKGLVTNPKGEFIPRPVKSSFREGLTVLEYFINTHGARKGLADTALRTADSGYLTRRLVDVSQDVIVREHDCETERGIVVELAERQPDGTLIRDPYIETSAYARTLGTDAVDEAGNVVVARGEDLGDPEIDALLAAGITQVKVRSVLTCTTGTGVCATCYGRSMATGKLVDIGEAVGIVAAQSIGEPGTQLTMRTFHQGGVGEDITGGLPRVQELFEARVPRGKAPIADVTGRVQLEEGERFYKITIVPDDGSEEVVYDKLSKRQRLRVFKHEDGSERVLSDGDHVEVGQQLMEGSADPHEVLRVQGPREVQIHLVREVQEVYRAQGVSIHDKHIEVIVRQMLRRVTIIDSGATEFLPGSLIDRAEFEAENRRVVAEGGEPAAGRPVLMGITKASLATDSWLSAASFQETTRVLTDAAINCRSDKLNGLKENVIIGKLIPAGTGINRYRNIQVQPTEEARAAAYTIPSYEDQYYSPDFGQATGAAVPLDDYGYSDYR